The Phyllopteryx taeniolatus isolate TA_2022b chromosome 17, UOR_Ptae_1.2, whole genome shotgun sequence genome window below encodes:
- the ubash3ba gene encoding ubiquitin-associated and SH3 domain-containing protein B — translation MMAAKEELYAKVTPRRQRQTRAGTVKHGSSLDVLLSMGFPKTRALKALVSTGGKNVQAACDWLFSHVDDPFLDDPLPREYVLYLRPSGPLLQQLSLFWQQSRLTCGKNKAHNIFPHITLCQFFMCADGKVEALSDALQTTVSKWKGRIPMPLPLELYTSSTFIGLFVEEQVAEVLKSFAADFANEAETKADVHVEHHKKQLHVTLAYHFQGSHLPVLEKLAKNVDVSSGCDWLAVLFSRDIRFANHETLHVMYPYVPQNDDELELALGDFIFMSPMEQSSASEGWVYGTSLGTGLTGLLPENYVSRADESDTWVVHGSHSILNYTSPSNAGSSTLGGLLFDEQHTDSLLDSLVDPPSLAGLCPPMQVTRAAAQSSLSKMRLFVCRHGERMDVVFGKHWVTQCFDAKGRYIRSNLNMPSSLPTRSGGHRDYDKDCPITVFGSSQARLIGEALLESHTTIDFVYCSPSLRCVQTAQHILQGLQQEGKTKIRVEPGLFEWTKWVSGTCLPTWIPPTELAAANLSVDTTYRPHISINKLVVSESYDTYISRSFQVTREILSECKNLGNKVLFVAHASSLEACTRQIQGLSPQNSKDFVQVVRKIPYLGFCACEEMGDTGVWQLVDPPILPLTHGPNHSFNWREMLMHD, via the exons CTTGAAAGCCTTGGTTTCGACAGGAGGAAAAAACGTCCAGGCAGCTTGTGACTG GCTTTTTTCGCATGTGGATGACCCCTTCCTGGATGACCCTCTGCCCAGGGAGTATGTGTTGTATCTGCGACCCAGTGGTCCACTGCTCCAGCAGCTCTCTCTCTTCTGGCAGCAATCTCGCCTCACGTGTGGCAAAAACAAGGCACACAACATCTTCCCCCACATCACCCTCTGCCAGTTCTTCATG TGTGCCGATGGGAAGGTGGAGGCTCTGTCAGATGCCCTCCAGACTACAGTTTCGAAGTGGAAAGGTCGTATACCCATGCCCCTTCCACTGGAGCTGTACACTTCCTCCACCTTTATCGGCCTCTTCGTGGAGGAGCAAGTGGCGGAGGTGCTCAAGAGTTTTGCGGCTGATTTTGCCAATGAAGCGGAAACTAAAGCag ATGTGCATGTTGAGCACCATAAGAAGCAACTGCATGTCACTTTGGCATACCACTTCCAAGGCAGCCATCTTCCAGTCTTAGAAAAGTTGGCCAAGAATGTGGATGTGTCATCAGgctgtgactggctggctgtGCTCTTCTCCCGGGATATTCGCTTTGCTAATCATGAG ACACTGCACGTCATGTATCCCTATGTGCCTCAAAATGATGATGAGCTTGAGCTGGCGCTCGGAGACTTCATCTTCATGTCACCCATGGAACAAAGCAGTGCCAGTGAGGGTTGGGTGTACGGCACGTCCTTGGGCACGGGACTGACCGGCCTGCTGCCTGAAAACTACGTCAGCCGTGCTGATGAGTCTGACACGTGGGTTGTTCATGG GTCTCATTCTATTCTCAACTACACCTCCCCGTCTAACGCTGGCAGCAGCACCCTTGGTGGGTTACTGTTTGATGAACAGCACACTGACAGTCTGCTTGACAGTCTGGTGGATCCTCCCAGCCTCGCTGGACTGTGTCCTCCCATGCAG GTGACACGGGCAGCTGCTCAGTCCTCCCTGTCCAAGATGAGATTGTTTGTGTGTCGACATGGGGAGAGGATGGATGTTgtgtttgggaaacactgggtCACTCAGTGCTTTGACGCCAAAG GCCGATACATTCGCTCAAATCTCAATATGCCATCCAGCCTGCCAACCAGAAGCGGCGGTCACAGGGACTATGATAAAGATTGTCCAATTACTGTGTTTGGCTCCTCTCAAGCCCGTCTTATAG GTGAAGCCTTGTTGGAAAGCCACACCACAATAGACTTCGTTTATTGTTCTCCTTCACTTCGCTGCGTCCAGACCGCTCAGCACATTCTGCAGG GTCTCCAACAAGAGGGAAAGACAAAAATCCGCGTGGAGCCTGGGCTTTTTGAATGGACCAAGTGGGTTTCAGGCACCTGTTTACCCACCTGGATCCCCCCAACGGAGCTGGCTGCTGCGAACCTGAGTGTGGACACAACATATCG ACCTCATATTTCCATTAACAAGCTGGTGGTGTCTGAGTCCTATGACACCTACATCAGCCGGAGCTTCCAAGTGACTCGTGAAATCCTCTCAGAGTGCAAAAATCTGG GAAACAAGGTCCTGTTTGTGGCCCATGCTTCCTCCCTGGAGGCCTGCACTCGCCAGATACAAGGACTCAGCCCACAAAACTCCAAGGACTTTGTTCAAGTTGTGCGAAAG ATTCCCTACTTGGGATTTTGTGCTTGTGAAGAAATGGGAGACACGGGTGTGTGGCAGCTGGTTGACCCTCCCATCCTGCCTTTGACACATGGACCCAATCACAGCTTCAACTGGAGGGAAATGCTAATGCATGACTGA